A single Xenopus laevis strain J_2021 chromosome 3S, Xenopus_laevis_v10.1, whole genome shotgun sequence DNA region contains:
- the LOC108712963 gene encoding interaptin, translating into MGLVGTDSKLKYVHLVLLLLVTGVIILGLVYLNETSQRVQLQQKVLFMEKQAHHVVAERSIIRTRANNLQEVIENQKNEIKNMQEIFNTQLEEQEQIFWIQKNDLLKTISTKDEVIINLKRDYELLKKHFDSLNLQMEEFEKNQSRLLEKFSTQSTQCMKVINLVSELCNVKNGNKSRKVSVSNSTNGIFLKRTTVGEEINRTQEISLISNASSTNSTEKPSNHEGRTTNKHFTEFSGDINTTASLETFENTTQMISTDRKQNEESNISAEFEERMIEDILEGNAKESNDTGKQTLSAKPVYKGDKDYPDSLEDEEDIITLQLQEKKSQDIQKHEALQTKKKNDFIDDQNVALDHRHNTKVLERQATQKDEQMIQFSNNIKNVNPKINETDNMNDTGSMQDAASQELSDTKVFALKNETAQVKENVKAINNIYDLVESMEDEHSARLNRSLFINIKKKLNTKKNKADNMNDMESMQDAAAQESIEYKVVALKNETAQVKENAKPLNNHYDLLKSMQEEDSAKLYNSKQTDHQINITVPNLVPDPITNGISAEESDLDTDNIDKNEKESYSTRSNDGKIIINIPNNKETTKEPIAKINIPEAIHKKNTLTFGDRKNNNYKNNKINQL; encoded by the exons ATGGGTCTAGTGGGGACGGATTCTAAGCTGAAATATGTGCATTTAGTTTTGCTTCTATTGGTAACTGGTGTAATTATTCTGGGACTGGTCTACTTGAATGAAACATCGCAACGAGTGCAACTGcag caaaaggttttatttatggAAAAGCAAGCGCACCATGTAGTAGCTGAGCGGTCTATAATACGAACAAGAGCAAATAATTTACAGGAGGTGATAGAAAACCAGAAGAATGAGATAAAAAACATGCAAGAAATCTTTAATACACAGTTAGAAGAACAAGAACAAATATTCTGGATACAAAAG AATGACCTTTTAAAAACGATTTCGACTAAGGACGAAGTAATCATAAATCTAAAAC GTGATTATGAgcttttaaagaaacattttgacTCATTGAATTTACAAATGGAGGAGTTTGAAAAGAATCAATCAAGACTATTAGAAAAATTTTCCACCCAGTC gacacAATGTATGAAGGTGATCAATTTGGTCAGTGAACTTTGTAATGTAAAAAATGGCAACAAATCAAGAAAAGTGTCAGTATCAAATTCCACCAATGGCATTTTCTTAAAGAGGACTACAGTAGGAGAAGAAATAAACAGAACTCAAGAGATTTCCCTTATATCAAATGCCAGTTCCACTAACAGCACGGAGAAGCCAAGCAATCATGAAGGCAGAACCACAAACAAACATTTCACAGAATTTTCAG GAGACATAAACACTACAGCctcccttgaaacatttgaaaaCACCACCCAGATGATTTCAACAGatagaaaacaaaatgaagaaaGCAATATTAGTGCTGAATTTGAAGAAAGGATGATTGAGGACATCTTAGAAGGCAATGCTAAAGAAAGCAATGACACTGGCAAGCAGACACTGAGTGCAAAGCCTGTATACAAAGGGGACAAGGACTATCCTGACAGTTTAGAGGATGAGGAGGATATTATAACTCTCCAGCTACAGGAGAAAAAAAGTCAAGACATTCAAAAGCATGAAGCTCTTCAGACAAAAAAGAAGAATGACTTTATTGATGATCAGAATGTTGCATTAGACCACAGACACAACACAAAGGTACTGGAAAGGCAAGCAACTCAGAAAGATGAGCAAATGATTCAAttttcaaacaacataaaaaatgtaaatcctaAAATAAATGAGACTGACAACATGAATGATACGGGGTCAATGCAGGATGCTGCTTCTCAAGAATTAAGTGATACCAAAGTATTTGCcttgaaaaatgaaactgcacaagtaaaagaaaatgtaaaagcaataaataatatttatgatCTGGTTGAATCCATGGAAGATGAGCACTCTGCAAGATTAAACAGATCTctatttataaacattaaaaaaaaattaaatactaaaaaaaacaaggcaGACAACATGAATGATATGGAGTCAATGCAGGATGCTGCTGCTCAAGAATCAATTGAATACAAAGTAGTTGCcttgaaaaatgaaactgcacAAGTAAAAGAGAATGCAAAACCATTAAACAATCATTATGATCTGCTTAAATCCATGCAAGAGGAGGACTCTGCAAAGTTATATAACTCGAAACAGACTGATCATCAAataaatatcacagtcccaaaTTTAGTTCCAGACCCAATAACAAATGGCATTTCAGCAGAGGAATCAGATTTGGATACAGACAACAtagataaaaatgaaaaggaaagttACAGCACAAGAAGTAATGATGGgaaaatcataataaatattcCAAACAATAAAGAAACAACAAAGGAACCAATTGCAAAGATAAATATCCCAGAGGCTATTCACAAGAAAAACACCCTCACATTTGGAGACAGAAAAAATAATAACTACAAAAACAATAAGATAAACCAGTTATAG